The proteins below are encoded in one region of bacterium:
- a CDS encoding T9SS type A sorting domain-containing protein: MIRRIMLLVFTATIAVSAEKIKIPREPFKSRLDNPYYRGILERSAKTPSWVNTAALKYLTSRIGIAVPETLRVLVLRVEFPEDDDSTTWGNGKMDLKGFGTPSDGLSYDPPHDRNYFENQMLGLRNFYLLNSRGKLVIEYDVYPKEPFRCYQVSHQMAFYGDSSNPDRGITLLMRDALLAAAKDPEIDFSRYHYTYAGRSFDMVVVFHAGSTLQTSAAYGYTSDVASATVTPGALDAYTGRDFVEAGGVPISSASILPESPRVEGAMYGLPGVLYHEFGHLLGAWDLYDVTYYTQGVGAWSLMGSGGWLSYPPGQIPSMHDAFHRYIWGWDSAVVVARDTTISLYAAEFDTLAIPERTGVEHPTLVKIPIREGEYFLIENRQVDILAKDTVEVDVKDGVPIWVVNGEYDSYQPGSGIIIWHVDEDVVEEWGDYNRINSWIRYASYGQHNAVDMEEADGIQDYEILYLSTQAYASQGSVFDPFFSGGNTDFGISTNPSSDGYYGETGINVEVLDPSDTVMRVKITFGDNLKGFPQTAENLNEVNFINAMDIDGNGTKELVAFGSGPDGEGRIGYAWRANGQPYASTSQFLTFNFGSLSSSPAFGDVDGDGVVEAVLLGTTGRISVFDTDSLINGSQAAPKSGFPFDLSGRSFTASMLADIDGDGILDIVSVNEFGKVYALKVESDTVSIISGFPLDLGEEVRAGFALVQTSPLRIAVIASSGNLYVFDRSGKTVKGFPVALGKASAQCDVPPVVCDIDGDSKREIVVFAYEYSSYRYFAVDLDGVVKYKSTRTFPPPLTAPAVADMNSDGLPEVVFGSLNGIWALEANGAALDGYPLVFPETYDRLVWIPHEGYLYPFTFPYTFSFRTSPAVADIDSDGKMEIVVGSPDHGVYLLKSGNSKPYKTLYTKLGVGRAVSVADLDGNGKLDILVGADSGFVNVWRTSGSKALWSSWMHDPANTGLVTESFTSPSAPSQPLTGVYVYPNPAANHAYLRATIGDVDDLKIQIIDIAGKIQASLEPDFQPGMINDIPLDQVLAELVSGLYIVRVEAVKSGLKTVELYKLGIAR; the protein is encoded by the coding sequence ATGATAAGAAGAATAATGCTTTTAGTGTTTACAGCCACTATCGCTGTATCTGCTGAAAAAATTAAAATACCGCGGGAACCCTTCAAATCCCGTCTTGATAATCCCTATTATAGAGGCATTCTCGAAAGGTCGGCTAAAACCCCGTCTTGGGTCAATACCGCTGCATTAAAATATCTTACCTCCAGGATAGGGATAGCGGTTCCCGAGACTCTGCGGGTGCTTGTTTTAAGGGTCGAATTCCCAGAGGATGATGATTCGACTACCTGGGGCAACGGCAAGATGGATTTGAAGGGTTTCGGCACTCCATCCGACGGACTTTCCTACGATCCGCCCCACGACCGTAATTATTTCGAGAACCAGATGCTCGGGTTACGCAACTTTTATCTCCTGAACTCAAGGGGCAAGCTCGTCATTGAGTATGACGTTTATCCCAAGGAACCTTTCAGATGCTATCAGGTTTCGCATCAGATGGCATTCTACGGAGACTCAAGCAATCCGGACAGGGGCATCACGCTCTTAATGCGTGATGCGCTTCTTGCCGCGGCAAAGGACCCAGAGATAGATTTCTCCAGATACCATTATACCTATGCTGGAAGAAGCTTTGATATGGTGGTTGTCTTTCACGCAGGAAGCACGCTGCAGACATCGGCCGCTTACGGCTACACATCCGATGTCGCGTCAGCCACGGTTACGCCGGGCGCTCTTGATGCGTATACAGGCAGGGATTTTGTGGAGGCTGGAGGCGTACCGATATCTTCAGCCTCAATCCTGCCCGAATCACCCAGGGTAGAGGGAGCGATGTACGGACTTCCAGGCGTATTGTATCACGAGTTCGGGCACCTTCTTGGTGCATGGGACTTGTACGACGTTACCTATTACACGCAGGGTGTGGGCGCATGGTCGCTCATGGGAAGCGGCGGATGGCTGAGCTACCCGCCGGGCCAGATTCCTTCAATGCACGATGCGTTCCACCGCTACATATGGGGCTGGGATAGCGCGGTAGTCGTTGCACGCGATACGACCATATCCCTATACGCCGCAGAATTCGATACCTTGGCTATTCCTGAAAGAACCGGAGTCGAGCACCCCACCCTTGTAAAGATTCCTATCAGGGAGGGTGAGTATTTTCTTATTGAGAACAGACAGGTCGACATCCTTGCGAAGGACACGGTTGAAGTCGACGTTAAGGACGGAGTACCTATATGGGTCGTTAACGGCGAATACGATTCCTACCAGCCCGGATCAGGGATAATCATATGGCACGTGGATGAAGATGTGGTTGAGGAATGGGGCGATTACAATAGAATTAACTCCTGGATCAGATACGCATCTTACGGACAGCATAATGCAGTCGATATGGAGGAGGCCGACGGTATTCAGGACTATGAAATTCTTTACTTAAGCACACAGGCTTACGCGTCTCAGGGTTCTGTGTTCGATCCATTTTTTTCGGGCGGCAATACCGACTTCGGCATTTCTACCAATCCATCCTCGGATGGGTACTACGGCGAGACAGGAATCAACGTAGAGGTACTTGATCCATCAGACACCGTTATGAGGGTGAAGATCACGTTCGGCGACAACCTGAAGGGATTCCCCCAAACCGCTGAGAATCTCAATGAAGTCAACTTCATAAACGCCATGGATATTGACGGTAACGGAACAAAGGAGTTGGTCGCCTTCGGGTCGGGCCCTGACGGAGAGGGCCGGATAGGATATGCATGGAGAGCGAACGGACAGCCTTATGCTTCCACATCCCAGTTTCTTACCTTCAACTTCGGATCCTTGTCTTCGTCTCCCGCTTTCGGCGATGTTGACGGAGACGGTGTCGTAGAAGCCGTCCTTCTCGGTACAACTGGTCGGATTTCTGTCTTCGACACAGACTCGCTCATAAACGGGAGTCAAGCAGCTCCCAAGTCCGGATTTCCATTCGACTTATCGGGCAGGAGTTTTACAGCGTCGATGCTTGCAGATATTGATGGAGATGGCATCCTCGATATTGTCAGCGTCAATGAATTCGGCAAAGTCTATGCGTTGAAGGTCGAATCCGATACCGTTTCCATTATTTCAGGATTTCCTCTCGATCTCGGAGAGGAGGTAAGGGCAGGTTTCGCGCTTGTCCAAACCTCTCCTTTACGAATAGCCGTTATTGCATCCTCCGGAAACCTGTACGTCTTTGACCGCTCTGGGAAGACTGTTAAGGGGTTTCCTGTTGCGTTAGGCAAGGCTTCTGCCCAATGCGACGTTCCGCCTGTCGTCTGCGATATCGACGGAGACTCGAAGAGAGAGATCGTTGTTTTCGCCTATGAATATAGTTCTTACAGATACTTTGCCGTGGATTTAGACGGAGTAGTTAAATACAAGTCAACAAGGACGTTCCCTCCGCCTCTCACAGCCCCGGCTGTAGCTGATATGAACTCCGATGGGTTGCCAGAGGTTGTCTTCGGCTCATTGAACGGCATCTGGGCTCTTGAGGCTAACGGTGCTGCACTTGACGGGTATCCCCTGGTGTTTCCCGAAACTTACGACAGATTGGTGTGGATTCCTCATGAAGGATATCTATATCCTTTCACTTTTCCTTACACCTTCAGCTTTCGCACCTCGCCCGCAGTGGCCGATATCGACTCAGACGGCAAGATGGAGATTGTTGTAGGATCTCCTGATCATGGGGTGTATCTTCTGAAATCAGGAAACAGCAAGCCTTACAAAACGCTCTACACCAAGCTTGGTGTGGGCAGGGCTGTATCCGTTGCCGACCTGGATGGAAACGGAAAGCTCGACATTCTTGTCGGCGCTGACAGCGGTTTTGTAAATGTCTGGCGTACATCCGGTTCAAAGGCTTTATGGTCATCCTGGATGCATGATCCTGCGAATACCGGTCTGGTTACTGAGTCTTTTACTTCTCCTTCGGCTCCAAGCCAGCCGCTTACGGGTGTTTACGTTTATCCTAATCCTGCGGCGAACCATGCCTACTTAAGGGCGACGATAGGCGATGTTGACGACTTAAAGATTCAAATCATCGATATCGCAGGAAAGATTCAGGCCTCTCTTGAACCTGATTTTCAGCCTGGTAT